The Cucumis melo cultivar AY chromosome 6, USDA_Cmelo_AY_1.0, whole genome shotgun sequence genome includes a region encoding these proteins:
- the LOC103483367 gene encoding protein GRAVITROPIC IN THE LIGHT 1, which yields MLLTEAKDNQLRESNNQKVHPQPMEEAMNQKPEAMEALISKLFVNISSLKSAYIQLQGAHTPYDPDKIQAADKLVISELKKLSELKHFYRENNPKPVCVSPQDSRLAAEIQEQQSLLKTYEVMVKKFQSEIQNKDSEILQLQQQIEEANQKKVKLEKNLKLRGLSMKESEGSADENGNFPVDLTPDLFTSVVEGAFKAIHDFSKPLINMMKAAGWDLDAAANSVEPNVVYAKRAHKKYAFESHICQRMFCGFQHETFSIKVDDLALTKEDFFRQFISLKDMDPLDMLGQNPDSIFGKFCRSKYLLVVHPKMEASFFGNLDQRNHVAGGGHPRTPFYQVFLKLAKAIWLLHRLAYSFDPSVKVFQVKRGNEFSDVYMDSVVKNLIIDENDPKPKVGLMVMPGFLIGGTIIQSRVYLSGVKVAE from the coding sequence ATGCTATTGACTGAAGCAAAAGATAACCAACTCCGTGAGAGCAATAACCAGAAGGTTCACCCACAACCCATGGAAGAGGCAATGAACCAGAAACCTGAAGCTATGGAAGCCCTTATATCAAAGCTTTTTGTCAACATCTCTTCTCTTAAGTCTGCTTATATCCAGCTCCAAGGTGCCCATACACCCTATGATCCTGACAAAATTCAAGCTGCAGACAAACTTGTAATTTCTGAGCTGAAGAAACTATCTGAGCTCAAACACTTTTATCGAGAAAACAATCCCAAACCGGTATGTGTTTCACCGCAAGACTCACGGCTAGCTGCAGAGATTCAAGAACAACAAAGCCTTCTGAAAACCTATGAGGTTATGGTCAAGAAATTTCAGTCTGAAATTCAGAACAAAGATTCTGAGATTCTTCAGTTGCAGCAGCAGATTGAAGAGGCAAACCAGAAGAAAGTAAAACTCGAAAAGAACCTCAAGCTTCGAGGGCTGTCAATGAAAGAATCAGAAGGTTCTGCAGATGAAAACGGAAATTTCCCTGTGGACTTGACCCCTGATCTGTTTACATCAGTCGTGGAAGGCGCTTTTAAGGCCATTCACGATTTTTCCAAGCCTTTGATTAACATGATGAAAGCAGCTGGCTGGGACCTGGATGCTGCTGCTAACTCAGTTGAACCGAACGTGGTCTATGCAAAAAGAGCTCACAAGAAATATGCATTTGAGTCCCACATATGCCAGAGAATGTTTTGTGGCTTTCAGCACGAAACTTTCTCAATCAAAGTAGACGATCTTGCACTCACAAAAGAGGATTTCTTCCGGCAATTTATTTCATTGAAGGACATGGATCCATTAGACATGCTAGGCCAAAACCCAGATTCcatttttggtaaattttgtAGAAGCAAATACCTACTAGTGGTTCACCCAAAGATGGAGGCCTCATTCTTTGGGAATTTAGATCAGAGAAATCATGTGGCAGGTGGTGGACATCCTAGAACCCCTTTCTACCAAGTTTTTCTTAAATTGGCAAAGGCAATCTGGCTCCTACATAGGTTGGCTTATTCTTTTGATCCTAGTGTAAAGGTATTCCAGGTTAAAAGAGGGAATGAATTCTCCGACGTATATATGGATAGCGTGGTAAAGAATTTGATTATAGATGAAAACGACCCGAAACCAAAAGTTGGCCTGATGGTCATGCCGGGTTTCCTGATCGGAGGAACGATAATTCAGAGTCGAGTTTATCTCTCAGGTGTCAAGGTGGCTGAATAA
- the LOC103483368 gene encoding methionine aminopeptidase 1A gives MAGGSDTAETVTLTCARCGKPSHLQCPKCMDLKLPREGAAFCSQDCFKASWSTHKAVHLKAKLSSIGTGNSGEHNSDFANEGWLYCLKKGQARTPKLPHFDWTGTLRPYPISSKREVPPHIDRPDWADDGIPKIEPNSDFQHVVEIKKPDQIEKMREVGRISREVLDAAARVIRPGITTDEIDRVVHEATIAAGGYPSPLNYHFFPKSCCTSVNEVICHGIPDARKLEDGDIVNVDVTVYYKGYHGDLNETYFVGEVDEESRRLVQCTYECLEKAIAMVKPGVRFRDVGEVINRHASMSGLSVVRSYCGHGIGELFHCAPNIPHYGRNKAVGVMKAGQTFTIEPMINAGVWRDRMWPDGWTAVTADGKRSAQFEHTLLVTETGVEVLTARLPTSPKVFPWLN, from the exons ATGGCCGGTGGTTCCGATACGGCCGAAACTGTTACCTTGACTTGCGCCAGATGCGGCAAACCTTCCCATCTTCA GTGTCCAAAGTGTATGGATCTGAAGCTTCCTCGTGAGGGTGCTGCTTTCTG TTCTCAAGATTGTTTCAAGGCCTCTTGGAGCACTCACAAAGCAGTACATTTAAAAGCAAAACTGTCCTCAATAGGGACTGGTAATTCTGGGGAACATAATTCAGATTTTGCAAACGAAGGCTGGTTATATTGCTTGAAGAAAGGACAAGCAAGAACACCAAAACTACCCCATTTTGATTGGACAGG GACTCTAAGGCCATATCCCATATCAAGCAAGCGTGAAGTACCTCCTCACATTGATCGGCCGGATTGGGCAGATGAT GGAATTCCAAAAATTGAGCCAAATAGCGACTTCCAACATGTTGTTGAG ATCAAAAAACCTGATCAAATTGAAAAAATGAGGGAGGTTGGCAGG ATTTCAAGGGAAGTTTTAGATGCAGCTGCTAGAGTGATTCGGCCAGGTATAACTACTGATGAAATTGACCGTGTGGTTCATGAAGCAACGATCGCTGCAG GTGGATATCCATCTCCACTCAATTATCATTTCTTTCCCAAGTCTTGCTGCAC TTCTGTTAATGAAGTGATTTGTCATGGCATTCCTGATGCACG GAAACTAGAGGATGGTGATATTGTAAATGTGGATGTGACCGTGTACTATAAAGGGTATCATG GTGACCTCAATGAGACATATTTTGTTGGAGAAGTTGATGAAGAGTCCCGACGTTTAGTCCAGTGTACTTATGAGTGCTTGGAGAAAGCTATAGCCATGG TGAAACCTGGAGTCAGATTCCGTGATGTTGGAGAAGTTATTAACCGTCATGCTTCAATGTCAGGCTTGTCTGTG GTCAGGTCATATTGTGGGCATGGCATTGGAGAGCTCTTTCATTGTGCCCCTAATATTCCCCATTATGGAA GAAACAAAGCAGTTGGTGTGATGAAAGCAGGGCAGACCTTTACCATCGAACCAATGATCAACGCAG GCGTATGGCGTGATCGGATGTGGCCTGATGGGTGGACTGCTGTTACTGCTGATGGCAAACGAAGCGCTCAGTTTGAACACACCCTCTTG GTAACAGAAACTGGAGTCGAAGTTCTCACAGCTCGGCTTCCGACATCCCCAAAGGTCTTTCCATGGCTGAACTGA
- the LOC103483369 gene encoding probable pectinesterase/pectinesterase inhibitor 36, which translates to MPFPFTTFLLLLCLPFVASSNFSLPALDSVRLAQTGVREAVTEIGNLKRRRFGDGNHLLAALRDCAKLYEEAEWRLAGMLVGGEKYYSAEDGRMWVSAAMANHRSCLDGLEEVDADGAAVGGHNLTVMLTGALHLYDKIAAVEKRNGWKRLEKRKWRENRGINLATWNPATSKADYVVAKDGSGTHTTINRAVAALASTGRRRGGGRIVIYVKAGVYRENVEIGIQLKNVMLVGDGIDKTIVTGSRNVPDGATTYNSATFGVSGDGFWARDITFENTAGPEKQQAVALRLNSDLAVVYRCAIKGYQDTLFLHSLRQFYRDCKIYGTIDFIFGNSAAVLQNCEIFVRQPRRHQANMITAQGRDDPAEATGISILNSRVQPTPDFAPVKAQYRTYLGRPWKRFSRTVVMGTDLDGLIDPKGWGEWTGNFAISTLFYAEFKNRGDGSSTRFRVNWPGFHVLRSADEARPFTVAEFLHGGDWIPASGVSFEAGV; encoded by the exons ATGCCCTTCCCCTTCACTACTTTTCTTCTCCTCCTCTGCCTACCCTTCGTGGCTTCTTCTAATTTTTCGTTGCCTGCGCTGGACTCGGTCCGGTTGGCGCAGACCGGGGTTAGGGAAGCCGTAACCGAAATTGGTAATTTAAAACGACGTCGGTTTGGAGATGGGAATCATCTGCTGGCCGCGCTTCGTGATTGCGCTAAGCTCTATGAGGAGGCCGAGTGGCGGCTCGCGGGGATGTTGGTTGGAGGAGAGAAATATTATAGTGCGGAAGATGGTCGGATGTGGGTCAGCGCCGCCATGGCTAACCATCGGAGTTGTTTGGATGGGTTGGAAGAGGTCGACGCTGATGGGGCGGCGGTGGGAGGGCATAACTTGACGGTGATGCTCACTGGAGCTTTGCATTTATACGATAAGATTGCTGCCGTGGAGAAGCGGAACG GATGGAAGAGATTGGAGAAACGGAAATGGAGAGAAAACAGAGGAATCAACTTGGCAACGTGGAATCCGGCGACGTCGAAGGCGGACTATGTGGTGGCGAAGGATGGATCCGGCACCCACACAACCATAAACAGGGCGGTGGCGGCTCTGGCGAGTACTGGACGGAGACGGGGAGGAGGGAGAATTGTGATATACGTGAAAGCTGGAGTTTACAGGGAGAATGTGGAAATTGGAATACAGTTGAAGAACGTCATGCTTGTCGGCGACGGCATCGACAAAACCATCGTCACCGGTAGCCGCAATGTACCCGACGGCGCCACCACTTATAACTCAGCTACATTCG GCGTTTCCGGCGACGGATTTTGGGCGAGGGACATAACATTCGAGAATACCGCCGGACCGGAAAAGCAACAAGCGGTAGCGCTACGGCTCAATTCCGACCTTGCCGTCGTATACCGGTGCGCAATAAAAGGCTATCAGGATACCCTCTTCCTCCACTCCCTCCGCCAATTCTACCGCGACTGCAAAATCTATGGCACCATCGATTTCATCTTCGGCAACTCGGCTGCCGTCCTCCAGAACTGCGAAATCTTCGTCCGACAGCCGAGACGCCACCAGGCCAACATGATCACCGCCCAAGGCCGCGACGATCCGGCAGAGGCCACTGGAATTTCGATCCTCAACTCCAGAGTCCAGCCGACGCCGGATTTTGCCCCCGTAAAGGCTCAGTACAGGACGTACCTTGGCCGCCCCTGGAAGCGGTTTTCGAGGACGGTGGTAATGGGGACGGATTTGGACGGGTTGATAGATCCGAAAGGGTGGGGAGAATGGACAGGGAATTTTGCGATTTCGACTCTGTTTTATGCAGAGTTTAAGAACAGGGGCGACGGTTCTTCGACGAGATTTAGGGTTAATTGGCCGGGATTTCACGTCCTCCGTTCCGCGGATGAAGCACGGCCTTTCACGGTGGCTGAGTTTCTTCACGGCGGCGATTGGATTCCGGCTTCCGGCGTATCTTTCGAGGCGggagtttga